A part of Nocardioides sp. WS12 genomic DNA contains:
- the mftD gene encoding pre-mycofactocin synthase MftD (MftD, an enzyme found in the mycofactocin biosynthesis locus, performs an oxidative deamination of 3-amino-5-[(p-hydroxyphenyl)methyl]-4,4-dimethyl-2-pyrrolidinone (AHDP). The resulting compound, now called pre-mycofactocin (PMFT), is a biologically active redox cofactor that can oxidize the non-exchangeable NADH of TIGR03971 family SDR-type oxidoreductases.) gives MSWMETVAEAQRRAKKRLPASVYSALLAGSEVGTSYDDNTRAFAEIGLAPHVAGLSAERDLSTTVMGQSVSMPVIISPTGVQAVHPDGEVAMARAAAARGIAMGLSSFASKPVEEVTQASSQVFFQSYWLGDRDAIARRFDRARAAGCVGMIATLDWSFSYGRDWGSPAIPEKLDLRAMARFAPEVLRRPRWLYEFARSGDLPDLKTPNLVDPGRESEAPTFFGAYGEWAQTPPPTWDDVAWMVKEWGGPFMLKGICRVDDAKAARDAGVTAVSVSNHGGNNLDGTPAPIRVLPSIAAAVGDEIEVVMDGGIRRGSDVVKALALGARAVMIGRASLWGLGAGGQAGVENVLDVLRGGIDSALLGMGKASVHDLGPDDVLLPDGFLRNLGSSVPALAAADGRHTG, from the coding sequence ATGTCATGGATGGAAACGGTTGCCGAGGCGCAGCGCAGGGCGAAGAAGAGGCTGCCCGCGTCGGTGTACAGTGCGCTCCTCGCAGGGTCCGAGGTCGGGACGTCGTACGACGACAACACCCGTGCGTTCGCAGAGATCGGCCTCGCACCGCACGTCGCCGGATTGTCCGCCGAGCGTGACCTGAGTACGACCGTGATGGGCCAATCGGTCTCCATGCCGGTGATCATCTCGCCCACGGGAGTGCAGGCCGTGCACCCCGACGGCGAGGTCGCCATGGCCCGGGCGGCGGCCGCGCGGGGCATCGCCATGGGCCTCAGTTCGTTCGCCAGCAAGCCGGTCGAAGAGGTCACCCAGGCGTCGTCACAGGTGTTCTTCCAGTCGTACTGGCTCGGTGATCGCGACGCCATCGCGCGCCGCTTCGACCGGGCTCGTGCCGCGGGCTGCGTGGGCATGATCGCCACCCTGGACTGGTCCTTCTCCTACGGCCGCGACTGGGGGAGCCCGGCCATCCCGGAGAAGCTCGACCTCCGCGCGATGGCCCGCTTCGCCCCTGAGGTGCTGCGCCGCCCACGGTGGCTCTACGAGTTCGCGCGCTCCGGCGACCTGCCGGACCTGAAGACGCCGAACCTCGTCGACCCGGGCCGCGAGTCGGAGGCACCCACCTTCTTCGGTGCGTACGGGGAGTGGGCGCAGACCCCTCCGCCGACCTGGGACGACGTCGCCTGGATGGTCAAGGAATGGGGCGGGCCGTTCATGCTCAAGGGGATCTGCCGGGTGGATGACGCCAAGGCGGCCCGCGACGCGGGCGTGACCGCCGTGTCGGTCTCCAACCACGGCGGCAACAACCTCGACGGCACGCCGGCACCGATCCGCGTACTCCCGTCGATTGCTGCGGCGGTCGGTGACGAGATCGAGGTGGTCATGGACGGCGGCATCCGGCGCGGCAGCGATGTGGTCAAGGCGCTCGCACTCGGCGCCCGGGCAGTGATGATCGGCCGCGCTTCCCTGTGGGGTCTTGGTGCGGGTGGCCAGGCCGGCGTCGAGAACGTCCTTGACGTGCTGCGTGGAGGCATCGACTCGGCGCTTCTCGGCATGGGCAAGGCATCGGTGCACGATCTGGGGCCGGACGACGTGCTGTTGCCGGACGGGTTCCTGCGCAACCTCGGCTCGTCGGTGCCGGCTCTGGCTGCGGCCGACGGGCGGCACACCGGCTGA
- a CDS encoding acetate uptake transporter — protein MTTTAETTAAPPLTDVAWGDPFPLGLASFGISALVLASVMSGLIDAAATPAVLSLALALGFTTELIAGVIHFRRGETFPGMVFTAYAGFWLSYALLVQFYAPQVTADGAAITGMFLLAWAIFSTYMLLAALRTNKTTIAIFALLTAVFYLASFGAFLESTGLGELAGYLLILDAALALYASAAIIVNTTWERTVLPVP, from the coding sequence ATGACCACCACCGCAGAGACCACGGCAGCACCGCCCTTGACCGACGTCGCCTGGGGCGACCCTTTCCCGCTCGGCCTGGCGAGCTTCGGCATCTCCGCGCTCGTGCTCGCCAGCGTGATGTCGGGGCTGATCGATGCCGCCGCGACCCCCGCCGTCCTCTCGCTCGCCCTCGCCCTCGGGTTCACGACCGAGCTGATCGCCGGCGTGATCCACTTCCGGCGCGGGGAGACCTTCCCCGGCATGGTGTTCACGGCGTACGCCGGCTTCTGGCTCAGCTACGCGCTGCTCGTGCAGTTCTACGCACCGCAGGTCACCGCCGACGGTGCCGCGATCACGGGCATGTTCCTGCTGGCGTGGGCGATCTTCTCGACGTACATGTTGTTGGCGGCACTGCGCACCAACAAGACCACGATCGCGATCTTCGCGCTGCTGACCGCGGTGTTCTACCTCGCGTCCTTCGGTGCCTTCCTGGAGAGCACCGGACTGGGTGAGCTCGCCGGATACCTGCTCATCCTCGATGCCGCCCTCGCGCTGTATGCGTCGGCGGCCATCATCGTGAACACGACGTGGGAGCGGACCGTCCTGCCCGTTCCGTGA
- a CDS encoding histidine kinase, whose amino-acid sequence MSPGEAPAPPTDHDLATLTGVRSGKRSYYRAYVRSDERMQRAVRAMDSISRGLVRTVEGPRGLLEQVARAAAEHLTADWLILGLADGQLPAARPRFLVVDGVADAVVDDEARLPANVRRELGAVRAGHATRAPNDASWVRVPMTLSGERIGSLVGLHGLQDDPEPGDLSVLRILANEAAVALHTSEQYQAGLALHRRAQHLYDETAAQARDLAQRTTELRLAEERLQVAHQRELLDHERHRIARELHDSVTQYVLAAGMSVELARGIAADEGRGEIEGTLATAKDLSARAVDQLRRAIYALHQPQSDVVRSLPELLQEVSEHHRPHLLVTVRVEGDAILLSADADHDIARAVGEALFNVATHADASRAVVRLRYRPDELFVSVADDGGGDPTVLARLLRMERGPSVDGRHRGLVNIECRVTELGGSIAFRRARIGGVRVEMRIPLPLGAQRPGIIAGLVRAGPAINKPRRG is encoded by the coding sequence GTGAGCCCCGGCGAGGCGCCGGCGCCGCCGACCGACCACGACCTCGCGACCCTCACCGGCGTGCGGTCCGGAAAGCGCTCCTACTACCGCGCCTACGTCCGCTCCGACGAACGCATGCAGCGAGCGGTGCGCGCGATGGATTCGATCTCGCGTGGCCTGGTGCGCACGGTGGAGGGCCCGCGCGGGCTGCTCGAGCAGGTCGCTCGAGCGGCCGCGGAGCATCTCACCGCGGACTGGCTGATCCTCGGCCTCGCTGACGGCCAGCTGCCGGCGGCTCGCCCCCGCTTCCTCGTCGTCGACGGTGTCGCCGATGCTGTCGTGGACGACGAGGCCCGGCTGCCCGCGAACGTCCGCCGCGAGCTGGGTGCGGTCCGCGCCGGCCACGCGACGCGAGCCCCGAACGACGCGAGTTGGGTCCGGGTGCCGATGACCCTGTCCGGGGAGCGGATCGGCAGTCTCGTCGGGTTGCACGGGCTGCAGGACGACCCCGAGCCGGGAGACCTGTCGGTCCTGCGGATCCTGGCGAACGAGGCCGCGGTGGCACTGCACACCTCCGAGCAGTACCAGGCCGGGCTCGCCCTGCATCGGCGCGCCCAGCACCTGTACGACGAAACGGCCGCCCAGGCACGTGACCTCGCCCAGCGCACCACCGAGCTGCGTCTGGCCGAGGAGCGCCTGCAGGTCGCCCACCAGCGCGAACTGCTCGATCACGAACGGCACAGGATCGCGCGAGAGCTCCACGACAGCGTGACCCAATACGTGCTCGCCGCCGGCATGTCGGTCGAGTTGGCACGGGGAATCGCCGCCGACGAGGGCCGCGGGGAGATCGAGGGGACGCTCGCGACCGCCAAGGACCTCAGCGCCCGGGCCGTCGATCAGCTGCGTCGGGCGATCTATGCCCTCCACCAGCCGCAGAGCGACGTCGTCCGTTCCCTGCCCGAGTTGTTGCAGGAGGTGTCGGAGCACCATCGGCCACACCTGCTCGTCACGGTCCGGGTGGAGGGGGACGCGATCCTGCTGTCTGCCGACGCCGACCACGACATCGCCCGCGCCGTCGGGGAGGCGCTGTTCAACGTCGCCACGCACGCGGATGCGAGCCGGGCCGTCGTACGCCTGAGGTATCGGCCCGATGAGCTCTTTGTGAGCGTGGCCGACGACGGCGGGGGAGACCCGACGGTCCTGGCGCGCCTACTGAGGATGGAGCGTGGCCCGTCCGTCGACGGCCGCCATCGTGGCCTGGTCAACATCGAGTGCCGGGTCACCGAGCTCGGTGGCTCGATCGCGTTCCGGCGCGCCCGTATCGGCGGGGTCCGTGTGGAGATGCGGATTCCACTGCCGCTGGGCGCGCAGCGCCCAGGGATCATCGCTGGCCTGGTGCGAGCCGGGCCAGCGATCAACAAGCCCAGAAGGGGATAA
- the mftM gene encoding mycofactocin oligosaccharide methyltransferase MftM: MTTTGEIDPLGAAIGGVYRDAMVEVVAQHGLISRRELHMVRTPHFDLTSAGHRIALTHRLGGDEIDDDLAGLLAEELFQPGWLRGTELFERLFTGIVLSTDADPLIAWEGFYRNTLDRVGTTLSSAVPGSAHGTIADYAPVYAHAERQLVPGNVLELGSCFGFLALRLALAGRDVVASDVSPGTVALLAAVAPRLGIALTTRVADAGRVPAADRFADNVLAIHLLEHLDPDHGDRVVAEAIRLARRRVVVAVPLEDEADETWGHVRTVSLDDLAAWGRRTGLPHQVFRHHGGWLVIDVATA; the protein is encoded by the coding sequence ATGACGACCACCGGGGAGATCGATCCGCTCGGCGCCGCGATCGGTGGCGTCTACCGCGATGCCATGGTCGAGGTCGTCGCGCAGCACGGGCTGATCTCGCGACGCGAACTGCACATGGTGCGCACGCCCCACTTCGACCTCACCTCGGCCGGACACCGGATTGCTCTCACGCACCGGCTCGGTGGTGACGAGATCGATGACGACCTTGCCGGACTGTTGGCCGAGGAACTCTTCCAACCGGGCTGGCTGCGCGGGACGGAGCTCTTCGAGCGCCTCTTCACGGGCATCGTGCTGAGCACGGACGCCGATCCCTTGATCGCCTGGGAAGGCTTCTACCGCAACACCCTCGACCGGGTGGGGACGACGCTGTCGTCGGCCGTCCCGGGGAGCGCCCACGGCACCATCGCCGACTACGCGCCCGTCTATGCGCATGCCGAGCGGCAGCTTGTTCCCGGGAACGTGCTCGAACTGGGCTCCTGCTTCGGATTCCTGGCACTCCGCCTGGCGCTGGCCGGGCGCGACGTCGTGGCCTCGGACGTTTCTCCGGGCACCGTGGCCTTGCTCGCCGCCGTGGCTCCCCGGCTGGGCATCGCATTGACGACCAGGGTCGCGGATGCCGGCCGAGTGCCGGCCGCCGACAGGTTCGCCGACAACGTGCTCGCCATCCACCTGCTCGAGCACCTCGACCCTGACCACGGCGATCGCGTGGTCGCCGAGGCCATCCGGCTGGCCCGTCGCCGCGTGGTGGTGGCCGTGCCACTGGAGGACGAGGCGGACGAGACCTGGGGCCACGTGCGCACCGTCTCGCTCGACGACCTCGCTGCCTGGGGTCGCCGTACGGGACTACCCCACCAGGTGTTCCGCCACCACGGTGGCTGGCTGGTCATCGACGTCGCCACCGCTTGA
- a CDS encoding iron-containing alcohol dehydrogenase, with translation MTLMATPLRTRGRTCPDHEPTGLVKFHAPEIVFGVGSLSEAGFAAARLGARRPLVVTDPGIIEAGWVDELLGHLRDAGLDPVVWSSVTPNPRDHEVRAAFAHYLEWDCDVIIGIGGGSCADAAKGVAVLSGNGGDILDYRGVDQVTRPIPPLLIIPSTSGTGADVSQFCIVTDTARSVKVTIMGRALVPDISITDPRLLVTMPDLLNAATGLDALTHGIEAFVSLAHNPLADTHALNAVELVCGHLRSTITSPLDTEHRLKMAQASLQAGLAFSNAILGATHAMSHQVGGLLDAPHGVVNGVLLPHVIRYNARATPERFVALAAAVGIDVDGIPGIAAADLLADHVRRLADDVGVPKGLRELGVTEADIPRLAGTTLDDACLTTNPRAATFEDVTRLFLEAL, from the coding sequence ATGACGCTCATGGCAACACCGCTGCGGACCCGCGGACGAACCTGCCCGGACCACGAACCGACCGGCCTGGTGAAATTCCATGCCCCCGAGATCGTGTTCGGTGTCGGGTCGCTCAGCGAGGCGGGGTTCGCTGCCGCCCGGCTGGGCGCTCGTCGACCGTTGGTGGTCACCGATCCCGGCATCATCGAGGCCGGATGGGTCGACGAACTCCTCGGCCATCTGCGGGACGCCGGCCTGGACCCCGTGGTCTGGTCGAGCGTGACGCCGAACCCGCGCGATCACGAGGTGCGGGCAGCGTTCGCCCACTACCTCGAGTGGGACTGCGACGTGATCATCGGAATCGGTGGCGGTTCGTGTGCGGACGCGGCCAAGGGCGTGGCGGTGCTGTCCGGCAACGGCGGCGACATCCTTGACTACCGCGGCGTCGACCAGGTGACCCGGCCGATCCCTCCGCTGCTCATCATTCCGAGCACTTCGGGTACGGGTGCCGACGTGAGCCAATTCTGCATCGTCACCGACACGGCCCGATCGGTGAAGGTCACCATCATGGGGCGGGCGCTCGTGCCCGACATCTCGATCACCGACCCGCGGCTCCTGGTCACCATGCCGGACCTGCTCAATGCGGCGACCGGGCTGGACGCGCTCACCCATGGCATCGAGGCGTTCGTCTCGTTGGCTCACAACCCGCTGGCCGACACCCACGCGCTCAACGCAGTGGAACTGGTGTGCGGGCACCTGCGCTCGACGATCACGTCTCCGCTCGACACCGAGCACCGCCTGAAGATGGCGCAGGCCAGCCTCCAGGCCGGACTCGCGTTCTCGAACGCGATCCTCGGAGCGACTCATGCCATGAGTCACCAGGTCGGCGGCTTGCTGGATGCTCCGCACGGCGTCGTCAACGGCGTGCTGCTGCCGCACGTGATCCGGTACAACGCCCGTGCCACGCCGGAGCGGTTCGTGGCCCTGGCGGCCGCCGTCGGGATCGACGTGGACGGCATTCCCGGCATCGCCGCTGCGGACCTCCTCGCAGACCACGTACGCCGCCTGGCCGATGACGTGGGCGTGCCCAAGGGACTGCGGGAACTGGGTGTCACCGAGGCCGACATCCCGCGCCTGGCGGGCACCACCCTCGACGACGCCTGCCTGACGACCAACCCCCGGGCCGCGACCTTCGAGGACGTCACGCGATTGTTCCTCGAGGCGTTGTGA
- a CDS encoding response regulator transcription factor, translating to MAALTPVMAPGRIDHPGATVDIMLVDDHAIVRQGLRAILEREADLRVVAEASSAAEALAVVGRACPAIVLLDLKLSTSSDTEGLDLCEQLVARYPELAILVLTTFLEEQLVLRAVRAGARGYVVKDVDMTALVRSIRDVARGESAFDARSAAAMVRGLRAPPAGEEKKLTSRESEVLGLLARGLSNRDIGGRLYISETTAKFHVGNILRKLGVSRRAEAVYEASKMGFI from the coding sequence ATGGCGGCACTGACACCGGTGATGGCACCGGGCAGGATCGATCATCCAGGAGCCACGGTCGACATCATGCTGGTCGACGACCACGCGATCGTTCGACAGGGACTGCGCGCGATCCTGGAACGCGAGGCCGACCTGCGCGTGGTGGCCGAGGCGTCGAGCGCGGCGGAGGCCCTGGCCGTCGTCGGCCGTGCCTGTCCTGCGATCGTGCTGCTGGACCTCAAGCTGTCGACGTCCTCCGACACGGAGGGGCTCGACCTGTGCGAGCAGCTCGTGGCGCGGTACCCGGAGTTGGCGATCCTCGTCCTCACGACCTTCCTCGAGGAGCAACTGGTGCTGCGCGCGGTGCGGGCCGGTGCCCGCGGGTACGTCGTCAAGGACGTCGACATGACCGCACTGGTGCGCTCCATTCGCGACGTGGCCCGCGGCGAGAGTGCCTTCGATGCCCGCTCCGCAGCGGCCATGGTGCGCGGCCTCAGGGCGCCGCCGGCTGGCGAGGAGAAGAAGTTGACGTCGCGGGAGAGCGAGGTCCTGGGGCTGCTCGCCCGCGGGCTGTCCAACCGCGACATCGGCGGCCGCCTCTACATCTCGGAGACCACGGCCAAGTTCCACGTCGGCAACATCCTGCGCAAGCTGGGTGTGTCCCGTCGGGCCGAGGCTGTCTACGAGGCGTCCAAGATGGGCTTCATCTGA